A region from the Nostoc sp. HK-01 genome encodes:
- a CDS encoding aldo/keto reductase, whose protein sequence is MEKRKLGTSAVEITPIIVGTWQAGKRMWVGIEDADSIKAIRAAFEAGITTVDTAEVYGEGHSERIVAEALSDVRDQVQYATKVFSNHLKYDQVIEACDRSLKNLKTDYIDLYQIHWPAGSFNSEIVPIEETMNALNHLKQQGKIRAIGVSNFSRAQLAQASQYGRIDSLQPPYSLFWRQVEQDAMPYCSENQISILAYSPLAQGLLTGKFPRGQKFAPEDNRSSNKLFQGENFEHAQQALDKLRPIAERHHCTLAQLALAWLIAQPQANAIAGARYPEQAKDNAKAADVKLSVEEIAEIDAIGRIVTDNLDNNPVMWNW, encoded by the coding sequence ATGGAAAAGCGAAAATTAGGTACATCTGCCGTAGAAATTACACCCATCATTGTGGGAACTTGGCAAGCTGGTAAAAGGATGTGGGTGGGAATTGAAGATGCTGACTCCATTAAAGCTATCCGCGCCGCCTTTGAAGCTGGAATTACCACTGTAGACACTGCCGAAGTTTATGGTGAAGGTCACTCTGAGCGCATTGTAGCCGAAGCTTTATCAGATGTGCGCGACCAAGTACAGTATGCCACAAAAGTTTTTTCCAACCATCTTAAATATGATCAAGTGATTGAGGCTTGCGATCGCTCCTTAAAAAACCTCAAAACCGATTATATCGACCTTTATCAAATTCATTGGCCTGCTGGTTCGTTTAATAGCGAAATCGTACCGATAGAAGAAACGATGAATGCTTTAAATCATCTCAAACAGCAAGGAAAAATTAGGGCGATTGGTGTTTCTAACTTTTCGCGCGCACAATTAGCCCAAGCATCACAATATGGACGCATCGATAGCTTGCAACCCCCATATTCACTATTTTGGCGGCAAGTTGAACAAGATGCTATGCCCTATTGTAGCGAAAATCAAATTTCTATCCTGGCTTATTCACCTTTAGCCCAAGGATTGTTAACTGGTAAATTTCCTCGCGGTCAAAAATTTGCCCCAGAAGATAATCGCTCTAGTAATAAACTATTTCAAGGCGAAAACTTTGAACACGCTCAACAAGCTTTAGATAAACTGCGCCCCATAGCGGAACGCCATCATTGTACCTTGGCACAGTTAGCACTAGCTTGGTTAATTGCCCAACCCCAAGCCAATGCGATCGCCGGTGCGCGTTATCCTGAACAAGCAAAAGATAACGCCAAAGCCGCTGATGTCAAACTCTCCGTTGAAGAAATTGCCGAAATCGATGCGATCGGGCGGATTGTCACTGATAACCTTGATAACAACCCAGTCATGTGGAATTGGTAA